A region from the Drosophila ananassae strain 14024-0371.13 chromosome 2L, ASM1763931v2, whole genome shotgun sequence genome encodes:
- the LOC6501163 gene encoding flocculation protein FLO11 isoform X2 has product MRADSWLCGGLMLALAVMLTQARFIAKRETAGLEQAVASTSTDPDIVRPEGESGSATEVQEVATKSRLKDEGGGSKAENQGNIPEQDQNSEKDTETTHSLTAVKIDSGKEATRGIEPINKDSKVKPQSTTVGSIEAATSNPLKPVTLGLDGEKPAPNAPSNNGTKEALEKDTQETLQPTSTPLRESTGNPLKPATLGLDEEKKPKPVTGISDKIDLSSTTETLPLTSSTLGLTSTTEAVRSTTRSLDHARSMQYSSTTEESIQILSPVTPMKLRALPMTSTTPVITTSTTRKTTADSGTTPTSFASNENAIEESTVRQLPEKRGKFISENSTNVQQLTLPNTAEAWGLAAMKSLPKGPVTTSTTSTTTSPTVLPIFNQTDLANDIELPQNRTEQQKEKNLLDWHKIAMMQSSPDNRTEFVVRTTLDATEGATQATTEALEEEGITKGGEVISLDEKPERSEANSDAVTSTTPRSELLDVPLVKKMAEAAKAKLTEAITEAQTEVQSITEANKALSVSTEQPIAALNTTVAVTARVALEKAELTTTTTTTEATSTTKYVAAESATAEVATSEVATPEAATSEATTATAEIHTSSTPTSTTEMAMKAAHDYKNNDNSADFDNSSNDVIVATTKQPEQREQLPVATTAKSVSVQVAGEASSSTTNRPDTDLQDTGVREASTIASTTTPVATATATATATPPPTQTEIAQISNEVNSEAVTVKSARDREEDTGDKSGLSNANELITAEKTDNAVNNSVATTESQRQAATSEATPATSTTTTTTEGGSTLLSDFNKLSKEHESSLETNNIGESPESTTATPTGAAGGGVATDESTAGKATGGQESEKELHHHEAEQVVEEQDTERQLAKTTMAVATTTSTTTTASTTSTTTTTTSTTTTTTETPTTTTTMQPPLISLLDDTTTPKATTPSVEPATEDYIDSSTAEIPIIPISSSSSSSSTTSSTTMLPETSITTPSPTLPPSFAAPFPNELDHIPSNAQGNGTDVNVIIAITVSVIGVVALILLVAFLYLMRKRQKQMSYGQRCRPVSLDAYSLDNVSVLGSVRRKGRDVRASKRTYGNAAFDDPSLRHNLLTAGELARFVEQRSDVFEEFRDVPQIIARADEVPPGCEDKNRYANVIPLPETRVVLQRQGDDDKTEYINANYVRGPRDAPNYYIACQAPLESTTSDFWRMIWEQQSRVIIQATDLSENGIEKCAEYLPPSATLDNHSSYGDYQVTLKHREVKDKYAISTLMLKRVDGEESRELTHYWYKWPETGVPAEEAPIIAMLLEARSSLKSYCLEQANELRGKSATLETSMDAESGTKTEASSTSSNEINGNISSRSAARNQQGPLTVHCSPGTGRTGTIIASDMAIRSLETPKRSVDIPQLVYYVRRGRASAVQTKEQYEFIYKVASMYAAKITNLSNDN; this is encoded by the exons ATGCGTGCGGATAGCTGGCTCTGTGGTGGCTTAATGCTCGCCCTGGCCGTAATGCTAACGCAGGCACGTTTCATTGCGAAAAGAGAAACCGCCGGCTTAGAGCAGGCGGTGGCTTCCACTTCCACTGACCCTGACATTGTTAGACCAGAAGGGGAAAGTGGGAGTGCCACAGAGGTCCAGGAAGTGGCGACAAAGTCCAGACTGAAAGATGAGGGTGGAGGTAGCAAGGCGGAGAATCAAGGGAACATTCCTGAACAAGATCAGAACTCTGAGAAGGATACAGAAACCACCCACTCTTTAACTGCTGTTAAAATAGATTCCGGTAAAGAAGCTACTAGGGGCATAGAGCCTATTAATAAAGACTCTAAGGTAAAGCCCCAATCAACCACAGTAGGATCTATAGAAGCGGCGACCAGCAATCCTTTGAAACCAGTTACCCTCGGACTAGATGGGGAGAAGCCAGCTCCGAATGCTCCTTCAAATAATGGGACCAAAGAAGCTTTGGAAAAGGACACTCAAGAGACGCTTCAACCCACATCAACACCTTTGCGGGAAAGCACCGGAAATCCTTTGAAACCTGCGACTCTGGGACTTGATGAGGAAAAGAAACCTAAGCCTGTGACGGGGATCAGTGACAAAATCGATCTAAGCAGCACCACCGAAACTCTCCCATTGACTTCTTCTACGCTTGGTCTTACCAGCACCACCGAGGCAGTTCGATCCACAACTCGATCTTTGGATCATGCACGTTCCATGCAATACTCCTCCACCACCGAGGAATCCATTCAAATCCTTTCGCCAGTGACGCCAATGAAATTGAGGGCCTTGCCGATGACCTCGACGACTCCCGTGATCACCACATCAACAACTAGAAAGACAACTGCTGACTCCGGCACCACGCCCACCTCCTTTGCCTCCAATGAGAATGCTATTGAGGAGTCTACTGTTCGACAGTTGCCGGAGAAGCGGGGCAAGTTCATCAGCGAAAACTCCACAAATGTCCAGCAACTTACGTTGCCGAATACGGCGGAAGCGTGGGGTCTGGCCGCAATGAAGTCGCTACCAAAGGGTCCAGTTACCACCTCGACCACCTCGACCACCACATCCCCCACAGTGCTACCGATTTTCAATCAAACCGATCTGGCCAATGACATCGAGTTGCCTCAGAACCGGACGGAGCAGCAGAAGGAGAAGAACCTACTCGACTGGCATAAGATAGCAATGATGCAGTCCTCTCCGGACAACCGCACCGAGTTTGTGGTCAGGACTACTCTGGATGCCACTGAAGGTGCCACCCAGGCCACCACCGAAGCTCTGGAGGAGGAGGGTATCACTAAAGGTGGGGAAGTAATCAGTTTGGATGAAAAGCCAGAGAGATCTGAGGCCAATTCGGATGCAGTGACATCGACTACCCCTCGATCGGAGCTATTGGATGTTCCTTTGGTGAAAAAAATGGCCGAGGCAGCTAAGGCCAAGTTAACAGAGGCCATAACAGAGGCTCAAACGGAGGTGCAGTCCATAACAGAGGCCAATAAAGCGCTCTCAGTTTCCACAGAGCAGCCGATAGCAGCTCTGAACACAACAGTGGCTGTAACAGCGAGGGTGGCTTTAGA AAAAGCAGAGctcacaacaacaacaaccacaacagaAGCAACATCAACCACTAAATATGTAGCGGCTGAAAGTGCAACTGCAGAAGTTGCAACATCCGAAGTAGCAACACCCGAAGCAGCAACAtctgaagctacaacagcaacagccgaAATCCATACAAGTTCCACCCCCACCAGTACAACTGAAATGGCAATGAAAGCGGCTCATGACTACAAAAATAACGACAACAGCGCCGATTTTGATAATAGCAGTAACGACGTCATCGTCGCAACCACCAAGCAGCCGGAGCAGAGAGAGCAGCTCCCAGTGGCGACAACAGCAAAATCGGTTAGTGTTCAAGTGGCTGGCGAGGCGAGCAGCTCGACAACGAATCGGCCGGATACAGACCTACAAGATACAGGTGTGCGTGAAGCAAGTACTATCGCGAGTACAACGACGCCTgtggcaacggcaacggcaacagcaacagcaacgccACCGCCAACGCAAACGGAAATTGCGCAAATTAGCAATGAAGTGAATTCGGAGGCAGTGACAGTGAAGAGTGCTCGTGACAGAGAAGAAGATACTGGCGACAAATCGGGTTTGAGTAACGCCAATGAGCTAATAACAGCTGAGAAAACCGATAACGCGGTCAATAACAGTGTGGCCACAACAGAGAGCCAGCGGCAGGCAGCAACATCAGAggcaacaccagcaacatctaccacaacaaccacaacTGAGGGTGGCTCGACCCTGCTGAGTGACTTTAACAAGCTTAGTAAGGAGCACGAATCATCGCTGGAGACCAATAACATCGGAGAGTCACCCGAATCGAcgacagcaacaccaacaggagcagcaggaggGGGTGTTGCAACGGATGAGAGCACAGCTGGCAAGGCAACAGGTGGCCAGGAAAGCGAAAAGGAGCTGCACCATCATGAGGCTGAACAGGTGGTTGAAGAGCAGGATACAGAACGACAGTTAGCCAAGACAACGATGGctgtggcaacaacaacatctacaacaacaactgcaaGTACTACAAGTAccacaactacaacaacaagcaCTACAACCACAACCACAGAGACTCCCacaacgacaacaacaatGCAACCGCCTCTGATAAGTCTCCTGGATGATACAACTACTCCGAAAGCCACCACTCCATCAGTCGAACCTGCCACAGAGGACTATATTGATTCCTCGACAGCTGAAATACCTATAATTcccatcagcagcagcagcagtagcagtagcaccACCAGTAGCACCACCATGCTGCCAGAGACGAGCATCACCACTCCTTCACCCACACTGCCGCCCAGCTTTGCGGCCCCCTTTCCCAATGAACTAGACCACATACCGTCCAATGCCCAGGGCAACGGCACGGACGTCAACGTAATCATAGCCATCACAGTGAGTGTCATCGGCGTGGTGGCCCTCATCCTCCTGGTGGCGTTCCTCTATCTGATGCGCAAGCGCCAGAAGCAAATGTCCTACGGCCAGAGGTGCCGGCCAGTCAGCCTGGATGCCTACTCCCTGGACAATGTCTCGgtgctgggcagtgtgcgtcGCAAGGGTCGAGATGTGAGGGCCTCCAAACGGACCTACGGCAATGCCGCTTTCGACGATCCCTCCCTGCGTCATAATCTCTTGACCGCCGGGGAACTGGCTCGCTTCGTGGAGCAACGCTCGGATGTTTTCGAGGAATTCCGGGACGTGCCACAGATCATAGCCAGAGCGGATGAAGTCCCACCCGGCTGTGAAGATAAGAACCG CTACGCCAACGTGATTCCGCTTCCTGAGACGCGTGTGGTTCTCCAGAGACAGGGGGACGACGACAAAACGGAATACATTAATGCCAATTATGTGCGG GGTCCCCGGGATGCCCCCAACTACTACATAGCCTGCCAGGCGCCGCTGGAATCCACCACTAGCGATTTCTGGCGCATGATCTGGGAGCAGCAGTCGCGAGTGATCATCCAGGCAACAGATCTCAGTGAGAACGGCATCGAGAAGTGCGCCGAATACCTACCGCCATCGGCGACTCTGGACAACCACAGTAGCTATGGGGATTACCAGGTAACACTGAAGCACCGCGAGGTGAAGGACAAATATGCCATCTCCACACTGATGCTCAAGCGGGTGGATGGTGAGGAGAGCCGGGAGCTCACCCACTACTGGTACAAGTGGCCCGAGACGGGAGTGCCGGCCGAGGAGGCGCCCATCATCGCCATGTTGCTGGAGGCACGATCCTCGCTCAAGTCCTACTGCCTGGAGCAGGCGAACGAGCTGCGCGGCAAGTCAGCAACTCTGGAGACATCGATGGATGCTGAGAGTGGCACAAAGACGGAGGCGAGCAGCACGTCGAGCAATGAGATAAATGGAAATATTTCCAGCAGGAGTGCGGCTCGGAACCAACAAGG ACCGCTAACCGTTCACTGTTCTCCAGGCACGGGACGCACTGGCACCATCATCGCCTCCGATATGGCCATTCGCAGCCTGGAGACCCCCAAGCGGTCCGTGGATATTCCCCAGCTAGTCTACTACGTGCGACGGGGGCGGGCCAGCGCGGTGCAGACCAAGGAGCAGTATGAATTTATCTACAAAGTAGCCAGCATGTACGCTGCCAAGATCACAAATTTGTCCAATGACAACTAA
- the LOC6501163 gene encoding flocculation protein FLO11 isoform X1, producing MRADSWLCGGLMLALAVMLTQARFIAKRETAGLEQAVASTSTDPDIVRPEGESGSATEVQEVATKSRLKDEGGGSKAENQGNIPEQDQNSEKDTETTHSLTAVKIDSGKEATRGIEPINKDSKVKPQSTTVGSIEAATSNPLKPVTLGLDGEKPAPNAPSNNGTKEALEKDTQETLQPTSTPLRESTGNPLKPATLGLDEEKKPKPVTGISDKIDLSSTTETLPLTSSTLGLTSTTEAVRSTTRSLDHARSMQYSSTTEESIQILSPVTPMKLRALPMTSTTPVITTSTTRKTTADSGTTPTSFASNENAIEESTVRQLPEKRGKFISENSTNVQQLTLPNTAEAWGLAAMKSLPKGPVTTSTTSTTTSPTVLPIFNQTDLANDIELPQNRTEQQKEKNLLDWHKIAMMQSSPDNRTEFVVRTTLDATEGATQATTEALEEEGITKGGEVISLDEKPERSEANSDAVTSTTPRSELLDVPLVKKMAEAAKAKLTEAITEAQTEVQSITEANKALSVSTEQPIAALNTTVAVTARVALEKAELPRELNTTEAVTAMVALGKAELTTTTTTTEATSTTKYVAAESATAEVATSEVATPEAATSEATTATAEIHTSSTPTSTTEMAMKAAHDYKNNDNSADFDNSSNDVIVATTKQPEQREQLPVATTAKSVSVQVAGEASSSTTNRPDTDLQDTGVREASTIASTTTPVATATATATATPPPTQTEIAQISNEVNSEAVTVKSARDREEDTGDKSGLSNANELITAEKTDNAVNNSVATTESQRQAATSEATPATSTTTTTTEGGSTLLSDFNKLSKEHESSLETNNIGESPESTTATPTGAAGGGVATDESTAGKATGGQESEKELHHHEAEQVVEEQDTERQLAKTTMAVATTTSTTTTASTTSTTTTTTSTTTTTTETPTTTTTMQPPLISLLDDTTTPKATTPSVEPATEDYIDSSTAEIPIIPISSSSSSSSTTSSTTMLPETSITTPSPTLPPSFAAPFPNELDHIPSNAQGNGTDVNVIIAITVSVIGVVALILLVAFLYLMRKRQKQMSYGQRCRPVSLDAYSLDNVSVLGSVRRKGRDVRASKRTYGNAAFDDPSLRHNLLTAGELARFVEQRSDVFEEFRDVPQIIARADEVPPGCEDKNRYANVIPLPETRVVLQRQGDDDKTEYINANYVRGPRDAPNYYIACQAPLESTTSDFWRMIWEQQSRVIIQATDLSENGIEKCAEYLPPSATLDNHSSYGDYQVTLKHREVKDKYAISTLMLKRVDGEESRELTHYWYKWPETGVPAEEAPIIAMLLEARSSLKSYCLEQANELRGKSATLETSMDAESGTKTEASSTSSNEINGNISSRSAARNQQGPLTVHCSPGTGRTGTIIASDMAIRSLETPKRSVDIPQLVYYVRRGRASAVQTKEQYEFIYKVASMYAAKITNLSNDN from the exons ATGCGTGCGGATAGCTGGCTCTGTGGTGGCTTAATGCTCGCCCTGGCCGTAATGCTAACGCAGGCACGTTTCATTGCGAAAAGAGAAACCGCCGGCTTAGAGCAGGCGGTGGCTTCCACTTCCACTGACCCTGACATTGTTAGACCAGAAGGGGAAAGTGGGAGTGCCACAGAGGTCCAGGAAGTGGCGACAAAGTCCAGACTGAAAGATGAGGGTGGAGGTAGCAAGGCGGAGAATCAAGGGAACATTCCTGAACAAGATCAGAACTCTGAGAAGGATACAGAAACCACCCACTCTTTAACTGCTGTTAAAATAGATTCCGGTAAAGAAGCTACTAGGGGCATAGAGCCTATTAATAAAGACTCTAAGGTAAAGCCCCAATCAACCACAGTAGGATCTATAGAAGCGGCGACCAGCAATCCTTTGAAACCAGTTACCCTCGGACTAGATGGGGAGAAGCCAGCTCCGAATGCTCCTTCAAATAATGGGACCAAAGAAGCTTTGGAAAAGGACACTCAAGAGACGCTTCAACCCACATCAACACCTTTGCGGGAAAGCACCGGAAATCCTTTGAAACCTGCGACTCTGGGACTTGATGAGGAAAAGAAACCTAAGCCTGTGACGGGGATCAGTGACAAAATCGATCTAAGCAGCACCACCGAAACTCTCCCATTGACTTCTTCTACGCTTGGTCTTACCAGCACCACCGAGGCAGTTCGATCCACAACTCGATCTTTGGATCATGCACGTTCCATGCAATACTCCTCCACCACCGAGGAATCCATTCAAATCCTTTCGCCAGTGACGCCAATGAAATTGAGGGCCTTGCCGATGACCTCGACGACTCCCGTGATCACCACATCAACAACTAGAAAGACAACTGCTGACTCCGGCACCACGCCCACCTCCTTTGCCTCCAATGAGAATGCTATTGAGGAGTCTACTGTTCGACAGTTGCCGGAGAAGCGGGGCAAGTTCATCAGCGAAAACTCCACAAATGTCCAGCAACTTACGTTGCCGAATACGGCGGAAGCGTGGGGTCTGGCCGCAATGAAGTCGCTACCAAAGGGTCCAGTTACCACCTCGACCACCTCGACCACCACATCCCCCACAGTGCTACCGATTTTCAATCAAACCGATCTGGCCAATGACATCGAGTTGCCTCAGAACCGGACGGAGCAGCAGAAGGAGAAGAACCTACTCGACTGGCATAAGATAGCAATGATGCAGTCCTCTCCGGACAACCGCACCGAGTTTGTGGTCAGGACTACTCTGGATGCCACTGAAGGTGCCACCCAGGCCACCACCGAAGCTCTGGAGGAGGAGGGTATCACTAAAGGTGGGGAAGTAATCAGTTTGGATGAAAAGCCAGAGAGATCTGAGGCCAATTCGGATGCAGTGACATCGACTACCCCTCGATCGGAGCTATTGGATGTTCCTTTGGTGAAAAAAATGGCCGAGGCAGCTAAGGCCAAGTTAACAGAGGCCATAACAGAGGCTCAAACGGAGGTGCAGTCCATAACAGAGGCCAATAAAGCGCTCTCAGTTTCCACAGAGCAGCCGATAGCAGCTCTGAACACAACAGTGGCTGTAACAGCGAGGGTGGCTTTAGAAAAAGCTGAGCTTCCCAGGGAGCTAAACACAACAGAGGCTGTAACAGCGATGGTGGCTCTAGGAAAAGCAGAGctcacaacaacaacaaccacaacagaAGCAACATCAACCACTAAATATGTAGCGGCTGAAAGTGCAACTGCAGAAGTTGCAACATCCGAAGTAGCAACACCCGAAGCAGCAACAtctgaagctacaacagcaacagccgaAATCCATACAAGTTCCACCCCCACCAGTACAACTGAAATGGCAATGAAAGCGGCTCATGACTACAAAAATAACGACAACAGCGCCGATTTTGATAATAGCAGTAACGACGTCATCGTCGCAACCACCAAGCAGCCGGAGCAGAGAGAGCAGCTCCCAGTGGCGACAACAGCAAAATCGGTTAGTGTTCAAGTGGCTGGCGAGGCGAGCAGCTCGACAACGAATCGGCCGGATACAGACCTACAAGATACAGGTGTGCGTGAAGCAAGTACTATCGCGAGTACAACGACGCCTgtggcaacggcaacggcaacagcaacagcaacgccACCGCCAACGCAAACGGAAATTGCGCAAATTAGCAATGAAGTGAATTCGGAGGCAGTGACAGTGAAGAGTGCTCGTGACAGAGAAGAAGATACTGGCGACAAATCGGGTTTGAGTAACGCCAATGAGCTAATAACAGCTGAGAAAACCGATAACGCGGTCAATAACAGTGTGGCCACAACAGAGAGCCAGCGGCAGGCAGCAACATCAGAggcaacaccagcaacatctaccacaacaaccacaacTGAGGGTGGCTCGACCCTGCTGAGTGACTTTAACAAGCTTAGTAAGGAGCACGAATCATCGCTGGAGACCAATAACATCGGAGAGTCACCCGAATCGAcgacagcaacaccaacaggagcagcaggaggGGGTGTTGCAACGGATGAGAGCACAGCTGGCAAGGCAACAGGTGGCCAGGAAAGCGAAAAGGAGCTGCACCATCATGAGGCTGAACAGGTGGTTGAAGAGCAGGATACAGAACGACAGTTAGCCAAGACAACGATGGctgtggcaacaacaacatctacaacaacaactgcaaGTACTACAAGTAccacaactacaacaacaagcaCTACAACCACAACCACAGAGACTCCCacaacgacaacaacaatGCAACCGCCTCTGATAAGTCTCCTGGATGATACAACTACTCCGAAAGCCACCACTCCATCAGTCGAACCTGCCACAGAGGACTATATTGATTCCTCGACAGCTGAAATACCTATAATTcccatcagcagcagcagcagtagcagtagcaccACCAGTAGCACCACCATGCTGCCAGAGACGAGCATCACCACTCCTTCACCCACACTGCCGCCCAGCTTTGCGGCCCCCTTTCCCAATGAACTAGACCACATACCGTCCAATGCCCAGGGCAACGGCACGGACGTCAACGTAATCATAGCCATCACAGTGAGTGTCATCGGCGTGGTGGCCCTCATCCTCCTGGTGGCGTTCCTCTATCTGATGCGCAAGCGCCAGAAGCAAATGTCCTACGGCCAGAGGTGCCGGCCAGTCAGCCTGGATGCCTACTCCCTGGACAATGTCTCGgtgctgggcagtgtgcgtcGCAAGGGTCGAGATGTGAGGGCCTCCAAACGGACCTACGGCAATGCCGCTTTCGACGATCCCTCCCTGCGTCATAATCTCTTGACCGCCGGGGAACTGGCTCGCTTCGTGGAGCAACGCTCGGATGTTTTCGAGGAATTCCGGGACGTGCCACAGATCATAGCCAGAGCGGATGAAGTCCCACCCGGCTGTGAAGATAAGAACCG CTACGCCAACGTGATTCCGCTTCCTGAGACGCGTGTGGTTCTCCAGAGACAGGGGGACGACGACAAAACGGAATACATTAATGCCAATTATGTGCGG GGTCCCCGGGATGCCCCCAACTACTACATAGCCTGCCAGGCGCCGCTGGAATCCACCACTAGCGATTTCTGGCGCATGATCTGGGAGCAGCAGTCGCGAGTGATCATCCAGGCAACAGATCTCAGTGAGAACGGCATCGAGAAGTGCGCCGAATACCTACCGCCATCGGCGACTCTGGACAACCACAGTAGCTATGGGGATTACCAGGTAACACTGAAGCACCGCGAGGTGAAGGACAAATATGCCATCTCCACACTGATGCTCAAGCGGGTGGATGGTGAGGAGAGCCGGGAGCTCACCCACTACTGGTACAAGTGGCCCGAGACGGGAGTGCCGGCCGAGGAGGCGCCCATCATCGCCATGTTGCTGGAGGCACGATCCTCGCTCAAGTCCTACTGCCTGGAGCAGGCGAACGAGCTGCGCGGCAAGTCAGCAACTCTGGAGACATCGATGGATGCTGAGAGTGGCACAAAGACGGAGGCGAGCAGCACGTCGAGCAATGAGATAAATGGAAATATTTCCAGCAGGAGTGCGGCTCGGAACCAACAAGG ACCGCTAACCGTTCACTGTTCTCCAGGCACGGGACGCACTGGCACCATCATCGCCTCCGATATGGCCATTCGCAGCCTGGAGACCCCCAAGCGGTCCGTGGATATTCCCCAGCTAGTCTACTACGTGCGACGGGGGCGGGCCAGCGCGGTGCAGACCAAGGAGCAGTATGAATTTATCTACAAAGTAGCCAGCATGTACGCTGCCAAGATCACAAATTTGTCCAATGACAACTAA
- the LOC6501164 gene encoding peptidyl-prolyl cis-trans isomerase FKBP2 yields the protein MKITCLFLISAFVAVAMAEPKVTIGVKKRVENCTRKAKSGDLVHVHYKGSLQDGTEFDSSHKRGTPFSFTLGAKQVIKGWDQGLLGMCEGEQRKLTIPPELGYGSTGAGGGKIPPNAVLIFDVEMVKIEPRAGSEEL from the exons atgaaGATTACTTGCCTTTTCCTTATCTCGGCTTTCGTGGCTGTCGCCATGGCTGAGCCAAAGGTTACCATTGGGGTCAAGAAACGCGTAGAGAACTGCACCCGTAAGGCCAAAAGCGGTGACTTGGTACACGTCCATTATAAA ggATCTTTGCAAGATGGCACGGAGTTCGACAGCAGTCACAAGCGCGGCACACCCTTCTCCTTCACTCTGGGCGCCAAGCAGGTGATTAAGGGCTGGGACCAAGGACTCCTGGGAATGTGCGAGGGCGAACAGCGAAAGCTGACGATTCCGCCGGAATTGGGATACGGATCAACTGGTGCCGGTGGCGGAAAGATTCCGCCTAACGCAGTGCTTATTTTCGACGTGGAGATGGTGAAAATAGAACCGCGCGCTGGATCCGAAGAGCTGTAG